The following coding sequences are from one Solea solea chromosome 4, fSolSol10.1, whole genome shotgun sequence window:
- the LOC131458461 gene encoding UDP-glucuronosyltransferase 2C1-like codes for MPLYRMCGIFALLSVGLISFTPPCDGGKILVFPVDGSHWINMKILLEELHARGHTMTVIRSSTSLYIPEKSPLYTSITIKVDEPSEDFIELYLQEHMRLQREGGSAFAFFKITKDFMSIVSTVHLMWSEALGKILDDKTMIKSLMDSQYDVLLTDPAMAPGVLLAKYLKLPLVLNVRWITSGEGHFAIAPTPLSYIPVLGSGLTDKMTFMQRIKNLFFYSTVVIQHKFIVRPHYDAICDQYFEGGCDVISLLQEADIWLFRSDYVFDFPRPTMPNIVYIGGFQCKPAQPLPADLEEFVQSAGEHGVIIMTLGTLVNALPKEVTDEIASVFAKLPQKVIWRHKGERPSTLGNNTLIVDWMPQKDLLGHPQTKVFIAHGGTNGVQEAIYHGVPVLGIPLFFDQFDNLLRLQERGAAKIIQLGEVNGQRLEQELKELLFEERYRENIQRLSRLHRDQPITPMDQAIFWVEFVMRHKGAPHLRTEAYKMPWYSYYNVDVLLVLLTAVAVLLYSVFVLFRCLCCRSRRKPKAKQH; via the exons ATGCCGCTGTACCGCATGTGTGGAATATTTGCACTCCTTAGTGTAGGTTTGATTTCCTTCACACCACCTTGTGATGGGGGGAAAATCCTGGTGTTCCCAGTAGATGGCAGCCATTGGATCAATATGAAAATTCTTCTGGAGGAGCTTCATGCCAGGGGACACACCATGACTGTGATCAGGTCGTCCACCAGCTTGTACATTCCAGAAAAGTCTCCCCTGTATACATCAATAACAATTAAAGTGGATGAACCTTCAGAAGACTTTATTGAATTGTACCTACAGGAGCATATGAGG ctgcagagagaagggGGTTCAGCATTTGCATTCTTCAAAATCACCAAGGATTTTATGTCTATTGTATCTACAGTACATTTAATGTGGTCTGAGGCCCTTGGCAAAATCCTTGATGATAAAACTATGATCAAAAGCTTAATGGATTCTCAGTATGATGTTCTTCTCACTGATCCTGCCATGGCACCAGGAGTGCTCCTTGCAAAGTATCTCAAACTGCCCCTAGTGCTCAACGTTCGATGGATCACCAGTGGAGAAGGCCACTTTGCAATCGCCCCCACTCCACTCTCTTATATCCCAGTGCTAGGATCGGGTTTAACCGACAAAATGACTTTCATGCAGAGGatcaaaaacctgtttttctaCAGCACTGTAGTTATTCAGCATAAATTCATTGTACGGCCCCACTATGATGCCATCTGTGATCAATATTTCGAGGGTGGATGCGACGTCATCTCGCTTCTTCAGGAAGCAGACATCTGGCTGTTCAGGTCAGACTATGTGTTTGATTTCCCTCGGCCCACCATGCCGAACATCGTCTACATTGGTGGGTTTCAGTGCAAACCGGCCCAACCTCTGCCAGCAGATCTGGAGGAGTTTGTTCAGAGCGCTGGGGAACACGGAGTGATCATCATGACCCTGGGAACTTTGGTTAATGCTTTACCCAAAGAGGTGACAGATGAAATTGCCAGCGTGTTTGCCAAGTTGCCTCAGAAG GTGATCTGGAGGCACAAAGGGGAACGACCCTCCACTCTGGGCAACAACACACTGATCGTGGACTGGATGCCGCAGAAGGACCTCCTCGGTCACCCACAGACCAAAGTCTTTATAGCGCATGGGGGAACCAATGGAGTCCAGGAGGCCATTTACCATGGTGTCCCTGTCTTGGGGATTCCCTTGTTCTTTGACCAGTTTGACAACCTTCTGCGTTTGCAGGAGAGAGGAGCTGCAAAGATCATTCAGCTGGGCGAGGTTAATGGACAGAGGCTTGAACAAGAACTGAAGGAGTTGCTCTTTGAAGAGCGCTACAGAGAGAACATCCAAAGACTTTCACGTTTGCACCGAGATCAGCCAATAACACCCATGGATCAGGCCATCTTCTGGGTGGAATTTGTCATGCGCCATAAAGGAGCTCCCCACCTGCGTACAGAGGCTTATAAGATGCCCTGGTACTCATACTATAATGTAGATGTACTGCTAGTACTGCTGACTGCAGTGGCTGTATTGCTGTactctgtttttgtcctttttagaTGTCTGTGCTGCAGAAGTAGAAGGAAACCCAAAGCCAAACAACACTGA
- the LOC131458473 gene encoding UDP-glucuronosyltransferase 2C1-like codes for MPLYRVCGIFALLSVGLISFTPPCDGGKILVFPVDGSHWINMKILLEELHARGHTMTVIRASTSWYIPEKSPLYTSITIELDEALEDFFELYLQEHMRLQREGGSAFAFFKITKDFMSMLSTAHLMWSEALGKILDDKTMNKSLMDSQYDVLLTDPAMAPGVLLAKYLKLPLVLNVRWITSGEGHFAIAPTPLSYIPVPGSGLTDKMTFMQRIKNLFFYSTVVIQQKFMVGPHYDAICDKYFEGGCDVISLFQEADIWLFRSDYVFDFPRPTMPNIVYIGGFQCKPAQPLPADLEEFVQSAGEHGVIIMTLGTFVNALPKEVTDEIASVFAKLPQKVIWRHKGERPSTLGNNTLIVDWMPQKDLLGHPQTKVFIAHGGTNGVHEAIYYGVPVLGIPLFFDQFDNLLRLQERGAAKIIQLGEVNGQRLEQELKELLFEERYRENIQRLSRLHRDQPITPMDQAIFWVEFVMRHKGAPHLRTEAYKMPWYSYYNVDVLLVLLTAVAVLLYSVFVLFRCLCCRSRRKPKTKQH; via the exons ATGCCGCTGTACCGCGTGTGTGGAATATTTGCACTCCTTAGTGTAGGTTTGATTTCCTTCACACCACCTTGTGATGGGGGGAAAATCCTGGTGTTCCCAGTAGATGGCAGCCATTGGATCAATATGAAGATTCTTCTGGAGGAGCTTCATGCCAGGGGACACACCATGACTGTGATCAGGGCGTCCACCAGCTGGTACATTCCAGAAAAGTCTCCCCTGTATACATCAATAACAATTGAACTGGATGAAGCTTTAGAAGACTTTTTTGAATTGTACCTACAGGAGCATATGAGG ctgcagagagaagggGGTTCAGCATTTGCATTCTTCAAAATCACCAAGGATTTTATGTCTATGCTATCTACAGCACATTTAATGTGGTCTGAGGCCCTTGGCAAAATCCTTGATGATAAAACTATGAACAAAAGCTTAATGGATTCTCAGTATGATGTTCTTCTCACTGATCCCGCCATGGCACCAGGAGTGCTCCTTGCAAAGTATCTCAAACTGCCCCTAGTGCTCAACGTTCGATGGATCACCAGTGGAGAAGGCCACTTTGCAATTGCCCCCACTCCACTCTCTTATATCCCAGTACCAGGATCGGGTTTAACCGACAAAATGACTTTCATGCAGAGGatcaaaaacctgtttttctaCAGCACTGTAGTTATTCAGCAGAAATTCATGGTAGGGCCCCACTATGATGCCATCTGTGATAAATATTTCGAGGGTGGATGCGACGTCATCTCGCTTTTTCAGGAAGCAGACATCTGGCTGTTCAGGTCAGACTATGTGTTTGATTTCCCTCGGCCCACCATGCCGAACATCGTCTACATTGGTGGGTTTCAGTGCAAACCGGCCCAACCTCTGCCAGCAGATCTGGAGGAGTTTGTTCAGAGCGCTGGGGAACACGGAGTGATCATCATGACCCTGGGAACTTTTGTTAATGCTTTACCCAAAGAGGTGACAGATGAAATTGCCAGCGTGTTCGCCAAGTTGCCTCAGAAG GTGATCTGGAGGCACAAAGGGGAACGACCCTCCACTCTGGGCAACAACACACTGATCGTGGACTGGATGCCGCAGAAGGACCTCCTCGGTCACCCACAGACCAAAGTCTTTATAGCGCATGGGGGAACCAATGGAGTCCATGAGGCCATTTACTATGGTGTCCCTGTCTTGGGGATTCCCTTGTTCTTTGACCAGTTTGACAACCTTCTGCGTTTGCAGGAGAGAGGAGCTGCAAAGATCATTCAGCTGGGCGAGGTTAATGGACAGAGGCTTGAACAAGAACTGAAGGAGTTGCTCTTTGAAGAGCGCTACAGAGAGAACATCCAAAGACTTTCACGTTTGCACCGAGATCAGCCAATAACACCCATGGATCAGGCCATCTTCTGGGTGGAATTTGTCATGCGCCATAAAGGAGCTCCCCACCTGCGTACAGAGGCTTATAAGATGCCCTGGTACTCATACTACAATGTAGATGTACTGCTAGTACTGCTGACTGCAGTGGCTGTATTGCTGTactctgtttttgtcctttttagaTGTCTGTGCTGCAGAAGTAGAAGAAAACCCAAAACCAAACAACACTGA
- the LOC131458466 gene encoding UDP-glucuronosyltransferase 2C1-like — MPLYRVCGIFALLSVGLISFTPPCDGGKILVFPVDGSHWINMKILLEELHARGHTMTVIRASTSWYIPEKSPLYTSITIELDEPSEDFFELYLQEHMRLQREGGSAFAFFKITKDFMSMLSTAHLMWSEALGKILDDKTMIKSLMDSQYDVLLTDPAMAPGVLLAKYLKLPLVLNVRWITSGEGHFAIAPTPLSYIPVPGSGLTDKMTFMQRIKNLFFYSTVVIQQKFMVGPHYDAICDKYFEGGCDVISLLQEADIWLFRSDYVFDFPRPTMPNIVYIGGFQCKPAQPLPADLEEFVQSAGEHGVIIMTLGTFVNALPKEVTDEIASVFAKLPQKVIWRHKGERPSTLGNNTLIVDWMPQKDLLGHPQTKVFIAHGGTNGVHEAIYYGVPVLGIPLFFDQFDNLLRLQERGAAKIIQLGEVNGQRLEQELKELLFEERYRENIQRLSRLHRDQPITPMDQAIFWVEFVMRHKGAPHLRTEAYKMPWYSYYNVDVLLVLLTAVAVLLYSVFVLFRCLCCRSRRKPKTKQH, encoded by the exons ATGCCGCTGTACCGCGTGTGTGGAATATTTGCACTCCTTAGTGTAGGTTTGATTTCCTTCACACCACCTTGTGATGGGGGGAAAATCCTGGTGTTCCCAGTAGATGGCAGCCATTGGATCAATATGAAGATTCTTCTGGAGGAGCTTCATGCCAGGGGACACACCATGACTGTGATCAGGGCGTCCACCAGCTGGTACATTCCAGAAAAGTCTCCCCTGTATACATCAATAACAATTGAACTGGATGAACCTTCAGAAGACTTTTTTGAATTGTACCTACAGGAGCATATGAGG ctgcagagagaagggGGTTCAGCATTTGCATTCTTCAAAATCACCAAGGACTTTATGTCTATGCTATCTACAGCACATTTAATGTGGTCTGAGGCCCTTGGCAAAATCCTTGATGATAAAACTATGATCAAAAGCTTAATGGATTCTCAGTATGATGTTCTTCTCACTGATCCCGCCATGGCACCAGGAGTGCTCCTTGCAAAGTATCTCAAACTGCCCCTAGTGCTCAACGTTCGATGGATCACCAGTGGAGAAGGCCACTTTGCAATTGCCCCCACTCCACTCTCTTATATCCCAGTGCCAGGATCGGGTTTAACCGACAAAATGACTTTCATGCAGAGGatcaaaaacctgtttttctaCAGCACTGTAGTTATTCAGCAGAAATTCATGGTAGGGCCCCACTATGATGCCATCTGTGATAAATATTTCGAGGGTGGATGCGACGTCATCTCGCTTCTTCAGGAAGCAGACATCTGGCTGTTCAGGTCAGACTATGTGTTTGATTTCCCTCGGCCCACCATGCCGAACATCGTCTACATTGGTGGGTTTCAGTGCAAACCGGCCCAACCTCTGCCAGCAGATCTGGAGGAGTTTGTTCAGAGCGCTGGGGAACACGGAGTGATCATCATGACCCTGGGAACTTTTGTTAATGCTTTACCCAAAGAGGTGACAGATGAAATTGCCAGCGTGTTCGCCAAGTTGCCTCAGAAG GTGATCTGGAGGCACAAAGGGGAACGACCCTCCACTCTGGGCAACAACACACTGATCGTGGACTGGATGCCGCAGAAGGACCTCCTCGGTCACCCACAGACCAAAGTCTTTATAGCGCATGGGGGAACCAATGGAGTCCATGAGGCCATTTACTATGGTGTCCCTGTCTTGGGGATTCCCTTGTTCTTTGACCAGTTTGACAACCTTCTGCGTTTGCAGGAGAGAGGAGCTGCAAAGATCATTCAGCTGGGCGAGGTTAATGGACAGAGGCTTGAACAAGAACTGAAGGAGTTGCTCTTTGAAGAGCGCTACAGAGAGAACATCCAAAGACTTTCACGTTTGCACCGAGATCAGCCAATAACACCCATGGATCAGGCCATCTTCTGGGTGGAATTTGTCATGCGCCATAAAGGAGCTCCCCACCTGCGTACAGAGGCTTATAAGATGCCCTGGTACTCATACTACAATGTAGATGTACTGCTAGTACTGCTGACTGCAGTGGCTGTATTGCTGTactctgtttttgtcctttttagaTGTCTGTGCTGCAGAAGTAGAAGAAAACCCAAAACCAAACAACACTGA